The following are encoded in a window of Sinomonas cyclohexanicum genomic DNA:
- a CDS encoding 4Fe-4S dicluster domain-containing protein translates to MSTTQLGMPTIGVPRKGFFTDTSLCIGCKACEVACKEWNQIPADTSLKLTGESFDNTSALGADTWRHVAFIEKKVPAADPSAHDGVKWLMSSDVCKHCTHAACLDVCPTGALFRTEHGTVVVQQDVCNGCGYCVSACPYGVIDQRKDDGRVFKCTMCYDRLGAGEEPACAKACPTNSIQYGELDELRERADARLEELHERGEEGAQLYGRDPEGGVGGDGAFFLLLDEPETYGLPPDPVVTTRDVPAMWKRAAGAAAGLLAGTALIFWGARK, encoded by the coding sequence ATGAGCACCACGCAACTGGGGATGCCCACGATCGGGGTCCCGCGGAAGGGATTCTTCACCGACACGAGCCTCTGCATCGGGTGCAAGGCGTGCGAGGTGGCGTGCAAGGAGTGGAATCAGATCCCTGCCGACACGTCCCTGAAGCTGACAGGGGAGTCCTTCGACAACACCTCGGCGCTCGGTGCAGACACGTGGCGGCATGTGGCCTTCATCGAGAAGAAGGTGCCGGCTGCGGATCCGTCGGCGCACGACGGCGTCAAGTGGCTCATGTCCTCCGACGTGTGCAAGCACTGCACCCACGCGGCATGCCTCGACGTGTGCCCCACGGGTGCGCTGTTCCGCACCGAGCATGGGACGGTCGTGGTCCAGCAGGACGTGTGCAACGGCTGCGGCTACTGTGTCTCGGCATGTCCGTACGGCGTCATCGACCAGCGCAAGGATGACGGGCGCGTGTTCAAGTGCACCATGTGCTACGACCGGCTCGGTGCGGGCGAGGAACCGGCGTGCGCGAAGGCGTGCCCGACCAACTCGATTCAGTACGGCGAGCTCGACGAGCTGCGCGAGCGTGCTGATGCGCGGCTCGAGGAGCTGCACGAGCGCGGCGAGGAAGGGGCCCAGCTCTACGGCCGGGACCCGGAGGGCGGTGTGGGCGGCGACGGCGCGTTCTTCCTCCTCCTCGACGAGCCCGAGACGTACGGACTTCCCCCGGATCCCGTCGTCACGACCCGGGACGTGCCGGCCATGTGGAAGCGCGCCGCGGGCGCCGCCGCAGGCTTGCTCGCTGGGACCGCCCTCATCTTCTGGGGGGCGAGGAAGTGA
- the nrfD gene encoding NrfD/PsrC family molybdoenzyme membrane anchor subunit, with protein sequence MSPRRQPTDQFTSYYGRPILKEPTWHALDIAGYIFAGGLAGASSVLAAGAQHTARPRLERAAKLTALGAISASVVALVHDLGRPDRFVNMLRVAKPTSPMSVGSWILSVYGPLAGASAAANLLGIMPRAGRAAGVGAGITGSAVATYTAVLIADTAVPTWHDAHAALPFVFAGSAAASAGGIAAALAPVGESGPARRMAVAGAALETAMSLAMERSGKLSAETLHQGKAGRLLRLSKACTAAGAVGLALGGRSSRAVSAVSGLAVAAGSALLRFGIFEAGRASTRDPKYVVVPQRERLAARQEAASRADTMG encoded by the coding sequence GTGAGCCCACGCCGCCAGCCGACTGACCAGTTCACCTCGTACTACGGGCGCCCTATCCTCAAGGAGCCCACGTGGCACGCGCTCGACATCGCCGGCTACATCTTCGCCGGCGGCCTCGCCGGAGCGTCATCGGTCCTCGCGGCGGGGGCCCAGCACACGGCCCGGCCCCGGCTCGAGCGCGCGGCGAAGCTCACGGCCCTGGGCGCCATCTCCGCGTCCGTCGTAGCCCTCGTGCATGACCTCGGGCGCCCGGATCGCTTCGTCAACATGCTGCGCGTGGCCAAGCCGACCTCTCCCATGAGCGTCGGCTCATGGATTCTTTCCGTCTACGGGCCCCTGGCCGGCGCGAGCGCCGCGGCCAATCTGCTCGGGATCATGCCCCGCGCCGGGAGGGCAGCGGGCGTGGGAGCAGGCATCACGGGGTCCGCTGTCGCCACCTACACGGCTGTCCTGATCGCCGACACGGCGGTGCCCACGTGGCACGACGCGCACGCTGCGCTGCCGTTCGTCTTCGCGGGTTCCGCGGCGGCCTCGGCCGGAGGGATTGCTGCGGCCCTCGCGCCCGTGGGCGAGAGCGGCCCGGCGCGCCGCATGGCCGTGGCCGGCGCGGCCCTCGAGACTGCCATGAGCCTGGCCATGGAGCGCAGCGGCAAGCTCTCCGCGGAGACCCTCCACCAGGGAAAGGCAGGCAGGCTCCTGAGGTTGTCCAAGGCGTGCACGGCCGCGGGGGCCGTGGGCCTCGCCCTCGGAGGGCGGTCCTCGCGGGCCGTGAGCGCGGTGTCAGGACTCGCCGTCGCGGCGGGGTCGGCGCTCCTGCGCTTCGGCATCTTCGAGGCGGGGCGTGCGTCGACCCGGGACCCGAAGTACGTCGTCGTGCCCCAGCGCGAGCGCCTCGCAGCGCGTCAGGAGGCCGCCTCCCGGGCCGATACCATGGGATGA
- a CDS encoding ABC-F family ATP-binding cassette domain-containing protein, which yields MITVSNLELRAGARLLMDEVSFRIDKGDKIGLVGRNGAGKTTLTRVLAGEGLPAAGTVTRSGEIGYLPQDPRTPDMEQLARDRILSARGLDVVVRKLRTTQAEMASDDAETQRKAMARYDRLEAEFLAGGGYAAEAEAAAISANLALPDRILNQPLRTLSGGQRRRVELARILYSAADTLLLDEPTNHLDADSIAWLRDFLKAHQGGLIVISHDVDLLEATVNKVFHLDANRAVIDIYNMGWKRYLAQRETDERARRRERANAEKKAQVLLDQANKMRAKATKAVAAQNMAKRAERLLAGVAEERVADRVAALRFPEPAPCGKTPLTAEGLSKSYGSLEIFTDVDLAVDRGSRVVILGLNGAGKTTLLRMLAGVDQPDTGEVRAGHGLKIGYYAQEHETLDTDRTVLENMRSAAPDHLGDADVRGILGSFLFQGDDVDKPAGVLSGGEKTRLALATIVASSANVLLLDEPTNNLDPASRREILGALKTYKGAVVMVSHDEGAVEALNPERVVLLPDGVEDLWSADYLDLITLA from the coding sequence GTGATCACTGTCTCCAACCTCGAACTCCGCGCCGGCGCCCGGCTGCTCATGGATGAGGTGAGCTTCCGGATCGACAAGGGCGACAAGATCGGGCTCGTGGGCCGCAACGGTGCCGGCAAGACGACGCTCACGCGCGTCCTGGCGGGGGAGGGGCTACCGGCCGCCGGCACGGTCACGCGCTCTGGCGAGATCGGGTACCTGCCCCAGGACCCGCGCACGCCGGACATGGAGCAGCTCGCGCGGGACCGCATCCTGTCCGCGCGCGGGCTCGACGTCGTCGTGCGCAAGCTCCGCACGACCCAGGCCGAGATGGCCAGTGACGACGCCGAGACCCAGCGCAAGGCGATGGCGCGCTACGATCGGCTCGAGGCCGAATTCCTCGCGGGCGGCGGGTACGCCGCCGAGGCCGAGGCGGCCGCGATCTCCGCGAACCTCGCGCTCCCGGACCGCATCCTCAACCAGCCGCTCCGTACGCTCTCGGGCGGTCAGCGGCGCCGCGTCGAGCTCGCGCGCATCCTCTACTCGGCCGCAGACACGCTCCTGCTCGACGAGCCCACGAACCACTTGGACGCCGACTCGATCGCGTGGCTGCGCGACTTCCTCAAGGCCCACCAGGGAGGCCTGATCGTCATCTCGCACGACGTGGACCTGCTCGAGGCCACGGTGAACAAGGTGTTCCACCTCGACGCGAACCGCGCGGTGATCGACATCTACAACATGGGCTGGAAGCGCTACCTCGCGCAGCGCGAAACGGACGAGCGCGCACGACGCCGCGAGCGTGCCAACGCGGAGAAGAAGGCCCAGGTGCTCCTGGACCAGGCGAACAAGATGCGCGCGAAGGCCACGAAGGCCGTCGCCGCGCAGAACATGGCCAAGCGCGCCGAGCGGCTCCTCGCCGGAGTCGCGGAAGAGCGGGTCGCGGACCGCGTGGCCGCCCTGCGGTTCCCCGAGCCGGCTCCGTGCGGCAAGACCCCGCTGACCGCCGAGGGCCTGTCCAAGTCCTACGGATCGCTCGAGATCTTCACAGACGTGGACCTCGCCGTGGACCGCGGCTCGCGCGTGGTGATCCTGGGCCTCAACGGCGCCGGCAAGACGACGCTCCTGCGCATGCTCGCGGGCGTGGACCAGCCGGACACGGGAGAGGTCCGCGCCGGCCATGGCCTGAAGATCGGCTACTACGCGCAGGAGCACGAGACCCTGGACACGGACCGGACGGTCCTCGAGAACATGCGCAGCGCCGCCCCCGACCACCTCGGCGACGCGGACGTGCGCGGCATCCTCGGCTCGTTCCTGTTCCAGGGCGACGACGTCGACAAGCCCGCCGGCGTCCTGTCCGGCGGGGAGAAGACCCGCCTCGCCCTGGCCACGATCGTGGCGTCCAGTGCGAACGTGCTGCTCCTGGACGAGCCCACGAACAACCTCGACCCGGCGAGCCGCCGCGAGATCCTCGGCGCCCTGAAGACGTACAAGGGCGCCGTCGTCATGGTCAGCCACGACGAGGGCGCCGTCGAGGCGCTCAACCCCGAGCGCGTCGTGCTGCTCCCGGACGGCGTCGAGGATCTCTGGAGCGCGGACTACCTGGACCTCATCACGCTCGCCTAG
- a CDS encoding YbaK/EbsC family protein: protein MEAGTTPAGAPESGDRVAVERVRTALAAAGLPDTVKTFEDDVPTAIAAAAVLGCEVGAIANSLVFEHDGAPLLILASGAARVDTRLVSRTIGGKVRRASPEFVLEHTGQRVGGVAPVGHPEPLRTLIDVHLAGYPLLWAGAGDHQSMLSISYADLARVTGAQELDVR from the coding sequence ATGGAGGCGGGCACCACGCCAGCGGGCGCCCCGGAGTCGGGCGACCGGGTCGCCGTCGAACGCGTGAGGACCGCCCTCGCGGCGGCGGGCCTGCCGGATACGGTGAAGACGTTCGAGGACGATGTCCCGACCGCCATCGCGGCCGCGGCCGTGCTGGGCTGCGAGGTCGGCGCGATCGCGAACAGCCTCGTCTTCGAGCACGACGGCGCGCCACTCCTCATCCTGGCGAGCGGCGCCGCCCGGGTGGACACCCGGCTCGTCTCGCGGACGATCGGCGGGAAGGTCCGGCGCGCCAGCCCGGAATTCGTGCTCGAGCACACCGGCCAGCGCGTCGGCGGGGTGGCGCCCGTGGGGCACCCCGAGCCGCTGCGCACGCTCATCGACGTGCATCTGGCCGGCTACCCTCTCCTGTGGGCCGGGGCCGGCGACCACCAGTCCATGCTCTCGATCAGCTACGCGGACCTCGCCCGCGTGACCGGAGCTCAGGAGCTCGACGTCCGGTAG
- a CDS encoding SURF1 family cytochrome oxidase biogenesis protein, with amino-acid sequence MYRFLVSRRWLTYFVLAIIFAIACVLLSRWQMSRLDEAKANIDLVTRNYDATPVPFAQTAGDFASLPAGDEWKQVELHGSYNVADTRVVRNRPNNGQPGYEVVVPFRTDAGQTVIVDRGWLPIGNKEQGRPDAVPNPPAGEATVVVRLRPSEPTLDRGAPEGQLASIDLPTYAQQLGYPILTGAYGMMASENPAPAQTAPAALPKPQPDEGMHLSYALQWLAFAVLMFVGFGYAARQQARNAAIDAAAEAAEAAVEAEAGTAHDDAARLAREDAHRAAREAAERAARFAPRKKRRPTAEEEEDAILDAQGFH; translated from the coding sequence ATGTACCGCTTCCTCGTCTCCCGCCGCTGGCTCACCTACTTTGTCCTCGCCATCATCTTCGCCATCGCGTGCGTGCTGCTGAGCCGGTGGCAGATGTCCCGCCTCGACGAAGCGAAGGCGAACATCGACCTCGTCACGAGGAACTATGACGCGACACCGGTCCCGTTCGCCCAGACGGCAGGGGACTTCGCATCGCTGCCCGCGGGCGACGAGTGGAAGCAGGTCGAGCTCCACGGCTCGTACAACGTCGCCGACACGCGGGTGGTGCGCAACCGCCCCAACAACGGCCAGCCGGGCTACGAGGTCGTGGTGCCATTCCGCACCGACGCGGGGCAGACCGTGATCGTGGACCGCGGCTGGCTGCCCATCGGCAACAAGGAGCAGGGCCGGCCCGACGCAGTGCCGAACCCACCCGCCGGGGAGGCGACCGTCGTCGTGCGCCTGCGACCGAGCGAGCCGACTCTTGACCGTGGCGCGCCCGAGGGGCAGCTCGCCTCGATCGACCTGCCGACGTACGCGCAGCAGCTGGGCTACCCGATCCTCACCGGGGCATACGGGATGATGGCGAGCGAGAACCCGGCACCGGCCCAGACCGCGCCCGCCGCGCTGCCGAAGCCGCAGCCGGACGAGGGCATGCATCTCTCCTACGCGCTGCAATGGCTCGCGTTCGCGGTGCTCATGTTCGTCGGCTTCGGGTACGCGGCACGCCAGCAGGCCAGGAACGCCGCCATCGACGCGGCGGCGGAGGCCGCCGAGGCCGCGGTGGAGGCCGAGGCGGGGACGGCGCACGACGACGCCGCGCGGCTCGCGCGCGAGGACGCCCACCGCGCCGCCCGCGAGGCCGCCGAAAGGGCCGCCCGGTTCGCCCCGCGGAAGAAGCGCCGGCCGACCGCCGAGGAGGAAGAGGACGCGATCCTCGACGCCCAGGGTTTCCACTGA
- a CDS encoding DUF3099 domain-containing protein — protein MTRDADDRAAGGTTGGSPAENNEANNARYNGAPYAEFTEDPVDGSGEIHSITSAAPGHSVDMHQRMVRYAVAMGIRVVCIVALFFLDGWFKLIAVAGAVFLPWVAVVIANAQTKGETYDSELLDHMSYGELGTGYLEDDGSEWSGETIPGETIDDAASEADEHPGDRSTEHRKPGEGAA, from the coding sequence ATGACGAGAGACGCTGACGACCGCGCCGCGGGTGGCACCACTGGCGGCAGCCCGGCCGAGAACAACGAAGCCAACAATGCCCGGTACAACGGCGCGCCCTACGCCGAGTTCACCGAAGACCCCGTCGATGGGTCCGGCGAGATCCACAGCATCACGTCCGCGGCTCCAGGGCACAGCGTCGACATGCACCAGCGGATGGTCCGCTACGCCGTCGCGATGGGCATCCGCGTCGTGTGCATCGTGGCCCTCTTCTTCCTCGACGGCTGGTTCAAGCTCATCGCCGTGGCGGGCGCCGTGTTCCTGCCCTGGGTCGCGGTCGTGATCGCGAACGCGCAGACCAAGGGCGAGACGTACGACAGCGAACTCCTCGACCACATGTCCTACGGCGAACTCGGGACGGGCTACCTCGAGGACGACGGCTCGGAATGGAGCGGGGAGACCATCCCCGGCGAGACCATCGACGACGCCGCGTCCGAGGCCGACGAGCACCCCGGGGACCGGAGCACCGAGCACCGCAAGCCCGGGGAGGGCGCCGCGTGA
- a CDS encoding beta-ketoacyl-ACP reductase, with translation MSPEAPSPRSVLVTGGNRGIGLAIAKAFLANGDKVAVTYRTQTELPEGILGVQADVTDEASIDAAFKAVEEAHGPVEVLVANAGITKDTLLLRMSEDDFTSVLDTNLTGAFRVVKRASKGMVRLRKGRVVLISSVSGLYGAPGQINYSASKAGLVGLARSLTRELGSRGITANVVAPGFITTDMTAELPEETQKDYLSRVPAGRFADADEVANVVRWVASDEAGYISGAVIPVDGGLGMGH, from the coding sequence GTGAGCCCGGAAGCACCGTCCCCACGCAGCGTCCTCGTCACCGGCGGCAACCGCGGCATCGGCCTCGCGATCGCGAAGGCGTTCCTCGCCAACGGCGACAAGGTAGCCGTCACCTACCGCACCCAGACCGAGCTGCCCGAGGGGATCCTCGGCGTGCAGGCGGACGTCACCGACGAGGCGTCCATCGACGCCGCCTTCAAGGCGGTCGAGGAGGCCCACGGCCCGGTCGAGGTGCTCGTGGCCAACGCCGGCATCACGAAGGACACCCTCCTCTTGCGCATGAGCGAGGACGACTTCACGTCCGTCCTCGACACCAACCTGACGGGTGCGTTCCGCGTCGTGAAGCGCGCGTCCAAGGGCATGGTCCGCCTCCGCAAGGGCCGCGTGGTGCTCATCTCCTCCGTCTCGGGCCTCTACGGCGCCCCGGGGCAGATCAACTACTCGGCGTCCAAGGCCGGCCTCGTGGGCCTGGCCCGCTCGCTCACCCGCGAGCTCGGCTCGCGCGGAATCACCGCGAACGTCGTGGCTCCGGGCTTCATCACAACGGACATGACGGCCGAGCTGCCCGAGGAGACGCAGAAGGACTACCTCTCCCGGGTCCCGGCGGGGCGGTTCGCCGACGCCGACGAGGTCGCCAATGTGGTGCGCTGGGTCGCCAGCGACGAGGCCGGCTACATCTCCGGCGCGGTCATCCCCGTGGACGGCGGCCTCGGGATGGGACACTGA
- a CDS encoding SDR family oxidoreductase: MGLLDSKTAIVTGSSRGIGAATAKILAGEGAAVVVNYRQKAPRANKVVAEIEAAGGRAIAVGGDLTNEADVDALAQAAVDAFGSLDVLVLNASGGMETGLGEDYALRLNRDAQVAMLKAAAERMKPGSRVVFVTSHQAHFIDSVQTMDAYEPVARSKRAGETALRELVPWLTEKGITFVVVSGDMIEGTITATLLERAAPGAIASRREAAGKLYSVDEFAAEVAKMVTADVETGHTELVGGAGGFQA, translated from the coding sequence ATGGGACTTCTGGACAGCAAGACGGCGATCGTCACCGGGTCGTCGCGGGGGATCGGCGCCGCGACGGCGAAGATCCTCGCGGGGGAGGGCGCCGCCGTCGTCGTGAACTACCGCCAGAAGGCGCCGCGGGCCAACAAGGTCGTGGCGGAGATCGAGGCCGCGGGCGGCCGCGCGATCGCGGTGGGCGGCGACCTCACCAACGAGGCCGACGTCGATGCCCTCGCCCAAGCGGCCGTCGACGCGTTCGGGTCCCTCGACGTGCTCGTCCTCAACGCCTCGGGCGGGATGGAGACGGGCCTCGGCGAGGACTACGCGCTGCGCCTCAACCGCGACGCCCAGGTGGCCATGCTCAAGGCCGCAGCCGAGCGCATGAAGCCCGGCTCGCGCGTCGTGTTCGTCACGAGCCACCAGGCCCACTTCATCGACTCCGTCCAGACGATGGATGCCTACGAGCCCGTTGCACGGTCCAAGCGTGCGGGCGAGACCGCGCTGCGCGAGCTTGTCCCGTGGCTCACGGAGAAGGGCATCACGTTCGTGGTCGTCTCGGGTGACATGATCGAGGGGACCATCACCGCCACGCTGCTCGAGCGGGCTGCTCCCGGCGCGATCGCGTCGCGCCGCGAGGCCGCGGGCAAGCTGTACTCGGTCGACGAGTTCGCCGCGGAGGTGGCCAAGATGGTCACCGCGGACGTCGAGACCGGCCACACGGAGCTCGTGGGCGGAGCGGGCGGCTTCCAGGCCTGA